In Nicotiana tabacum cultivar K326 chromosome 2, ASM71507v2, whole genome shotgun sequence, the following proteins share a genomic window:
- the LOC107796792 gene encoding diaminopimelate epimerase, chloroplastic-like — MAIAAAITVPLTTPSRRFLASASANPIRFSSPLTAQPKYLKIAAGRGTQCPNFRICAASSMRIEAPEKASPDSFLDRKESGILHFVKYHGLGNDFILVDNRDTTEPKVSPDQAVQLCDRNFGIGADGVIFAMPGVNGTDYTMRIFNSDGSEPEMCGNGIRCLAKFIAELENSRGKRSFTIHTGAGLIVPEIQEDGKVRVDMGEPILKASDVPTKLPPNKDQSVVKARLDVDGSEWNVTCVSMGNPHCVTFGTSQSQDLHVDELNLADIGPKFEHHVMFPARTNTEFVQVFSPTHLKMHVWERGAGATLACGTGACAVVVAAVLEGRAARRCTVDLPGGPLDIEWSEKDNHIYMTGPAEVVFYGSVPL; from the exons ATGGCCATCGCCGCCGCAATTACGGTGCCTCTCACAACCCCAAGCCGTCGTTTTCTTGCTTCTGCTTCCGCTAATCCCATTCGATTTTCTTCTCCTTTAACTGCACAACCAAAATATCTCAAAATCGCTGCCGGTAGAGGAACACAGTGCCCTAATTTCCGCATTTGTGCGGCATCTTCAATGAGAATCGAAGCTCCGGAGAAAGCTTCTCCAGATTCTTTCCTTGACCGTAAGGAAAGCGGCATTCTTCACTTCGTCAAGTACCACGGCCTCGGCAACGACTTCATATTG GTTGACAATAGAGATACAACAGAACCTAAGGTCAGTCCTGATCAAGCTGTGCAACTATGTGACAGAAACTTCGGAATTGGTGCTGATGGCGTGATATTTGCAATGCCGGGTGTCAATGGCACTGATTATACCATGAGGATCTTCAATTCAGATGGAAGCGAGCCAGAG ATGTGTGGTAATGGAATTCGATGCCTTGCCAAATTTATAGCGGAGCTTGAGAACTCCCGTGGAAAGCGAAG TTTCACCATACATACAGGGGCTGGACTTATTGTTCCTGAGATTCAAGAAGATGGAAAG GTTAGGGTTGACATGGGTGAACCCATTCTGAAGGCATCAGATGTACCCACGAAACTACCCCCTAATAAAGATCAATCTGTTGTTAAAGCAAGACTAGATGTAGATGGAAGTGAATGGAATGTGACCTGTGTCAGCATGGGAAATCCTCATTGTGTCACTTTTGGTACATCACAAAGCCAG GATTTGCATGTAGATGAATTGAATTTAGCAGACATTGGCCCAAAGTTTGAACATCATGTGATGTTCCCTGCTCGCACTAACACAG AATTTGTACAAGTCTTCTCCCCAACACACCTTAAAATGCATGTCTGGGAGCGTGGTGCAG GCGCGACACTAGCCTGTGGGACAGGAGCTTGTGCCGTAGTTGTTGCAGCAGTGCTCGAGGGTCGTGCTGCAAGG CGGTGTACTGTTGATTTGCCTGGTGGGCCTCTGGACATTGAGTGGAGTGAGAAAGACAACCATATATACATGACGGGGCCAGCAGAGGTAGTTTTCTATGGGTCAGTTCCTCTTTAA